In the genome of Kitasatospora cathayae, one region contains:
- a CDS encoding extracellular solute-binding protein — protein MKRQLIAAVGVAAMVVGLAACGSDGKKDGDSKSSSTAADRYKGKTLKVWTMTGSAPKGWTDAVKTEFETTYPGSKVDFQTQEWTDIGPKVTAALSEGSVDVLELGNTQTAGYAATGGLLDLTKDKSALGGDAWAANQNEAAMLDGKQYAAPWWVSNRVVAYNKDLWAKAGLTAAPKTLDEFYGDLDKLKATEGVADPIYLPGQEWYTYFGLLTGEGGKIAKKDGDKWVGGLESPEAQKAFETYKKLQSYSVTGPKDKDEATPQQKDVFAKGNVGTMIALGWELPDPKDMPKDKIGFFPLPGKTADKPSGVFIGGSNLAIAAQSKNTDMAKDFLKIALNDKNEGLVAAAGNIPNRPALNSQLTGDFAQAAQAATAVGGITPNTPNWASVENKPNPIKDFLTAALQGGDYAATAKKYDDEIAKRLNEKN, from the coding sequence GTGAAGCGTCAGCTCATCGCGGCGGTCGGCGTCGCGGCAATGGTCGTCGGTCTCGCGGCTTGTGGCTCGGACGGCAAGAAGGACGGCGACTCCAAGTCGTCCTCCACGGCCGCCGACCGGTACAAGGGCAAGACGCTCAAGGTGTGGACCATGACCGGCTCGGCCCCCAAGGGCTGGACCGACGCGGTCAAGACCGAGTTCGAGACCACCTACCCGGGTTCGAAGGTCGACTTCCAGACCCAGGAGTGGACCGACATCGGCCCGAAGGTCACCGCCGCGCTGTCCGAGGGTTCGGTCGACGTGCTGGAGCTGGGCAACACCCAGACCGCCGGCTACGCCGCCACGGGCGGTCTGCTGGACCTCACCAAGGACAAGTCCGCGCTGGGTGGCGACGCTTGGGCCGCCAACCAGAACGAGGCCGCGATGCTGGACGGCAAGCAGTACGCCGCCCCGTGGTGGGTCTCCAACCGCGTGGTCGCGTACAACAAGGACCTCTGGGCCAAGGCCGGCCTGACCGCCGCGCCGAAGACCCTGGACGAGTTCTACGGCGACCTGGACAAGCTGAAGGCCACCGAGGGCGTCGCCGACCCGATCTACCTGCCGGGCCAGGAGTGGTACACCTACTTCGGCCTGCTCACCGGCGAGGGCGGCAAGATCGCCAAGAAGGACGGCGACAAGTGGGTCGGCGGCCTGGAGTCCCCCGAGGCCCAGAAGGCCTTCGAGACCTACAAGAAACTGCAGAGCTACTCGGTCACCGGTCCGAAGGACAAGGACGAGGCCACCCCGCAGCAGAAGGACGTCTTCGCCAAGGGCAACGTCGGCACCATGATCGCCCTCGGCTGGGAGCTCCCGGACCCGAAGGACATGCCCAAGGACAAGATCGGCTTCTTCCCGCTCCCGGGCAAGACCGCCGACAAGCCCTCCGGCGTCTTCATCGGTGGCTCGAACCTCGCGATCGCCGCGCAGAGCAAGAACACCGACATGGCGAAGGACTTCCTGAAGATCGCCCTCAACGACAAGAACGAGGGCCTGGTCGCCGCGGCCGGCAACATCCCGAACAGGCCGGCCCTGAACAGCCAGCTCACCGGTGACTTCGCGCAGGCCGCCCAGGCCGCCACCGCGGTCGGCGGGATCACCCCGAACACCCCGAACTGGGCCAGCGTCGAGAACAAGCCGAACCCGATCAAGGACTTCCTGACCGCCGCGCTCCAGGGCGGCGACTACGCGGCCACCGCGAAGAAGTACGACGACGAGATCGCCAAGCGGCTCAACGAGAAGAACTGA